In one Parageobacillus genomosp. 1 genomic region, the following are encoded:
- a CDS encoding DUF4129 domain-containing transglutaminase family protein: MKTMRHIAIKALIYGLACWLLIEWLLPLETISDTGSVEVFIWFVVLCFLFYFWRLPFWLSAFVKSTYILWALNEWFYHASLFTVPTQIWQEICDHVAILFMTRLIELSNSLRSFLFFVLLWLGAYVWHHWIVVRKRLFFFYVLTVIYVTVLDTFTLFRGNGAIVRLVVFGFFFLSLLHIERLREQSPAVGGIRRWWGACLSFVGLAVLVGYFSPKLPPQWPDPVAFVKSYAAAPEEKQIDPAALKVKKVGYGQNDSRLGGPFIADDTVVFTAEDERRHYWRVETKDIYTGKGWESFQSEQMRSLENDMDINYSWWSPALKKQQITASVHMKETYFHLVYPLGLKKVKAQEDVVYRMEAATEKIYTTDRSAYTLPLTSYDLVYEYPSFSVDALKAAPPVEDAELLERYTQLPEDLPKRVRDLAKQITNGKRTQYEQVKAVEQYFHVNGYTYETTDVAVPGKNDDYVDQFLFETKRGYCDNFSTSMVVMLRSLGIPARWVKGYTSGRLIEEKDGKSIYEITNNDAHSWVEVYFSGIGWVPFEPTQGFTNPYVFTASSPDSETAPLPEQRTPEQNRVPLDEVRKQSPSLLSQDSRILDNFLAAWSWKRIAIALVVFFAFVWAVYMTRRKWWPYVTILRFQYKRKRGDNPFAAAYLSLLRHLDDYGLKRKPHQTLREYAAYVDDWFETKEMTRLTMLYEKSVYLPKNNSIDWDEVRELWENLIKKTVS, translated from the coding sequence ATGAAGACAATGAGGCATATCGCCATAAAGGCGCTTATATACGGACTAGCCTGCTGGCTGCTAATCGAATGGCTGCTTCCGCTCGAAACGATATCCGATACTGGGAGTGTGGAAGTGTTCATTTGGTTTGTCGTACTCTGCTTTCTGTTTTATTTTTGGCGTCTTCCTTTTTGGCTATCCGCGTTTGTGAAAAGCACCTACATTTTATGGGCGCTAAACGAGTGGTTCTATCATGCTTCCCTTTTTACCGTGCCGACGCAGATATGGCAAGAGATTTGCGACCATGTTGCTATCTTATTTATGACCCGTCTGATAGAGCTTAGCAATTCTTTGCGCAGTTTTCTATTTTTCGTTTTATTGTGGCTAGGTGCTTATGTCTGGCACCATTGGATTGTTGTACGAAAACGGCTGTTTTTCTTTTACGTATTGACGGTGATATACGTTACTGTGCTTGATACATTTACGCTGTTCCGCGGAAACGGCGCCATCGTGCGCTTAGTCGTTTTTGGCTTTTTCTTTTTAAGCCTACTTCATATCGAACGGCTTCGCGAACAGTCGCCAGCAGTAGGCGGAATAAGACGATGGTGGGGAGCTTGTTTATCTTTCGTGGGACTAGCTGTCCTTGTCGGCTATTTTAGTCCGAAGCTTCCACCGCAATGGCCAGACCCGGTGGCATTTGTAAAAAGCTATGCCGCCGCGCCGGAAGAGAAACAGATAGATCCTGCCGCTCTAAAGGTCAAAAAAGTCGGCTATGGACAAAATGACTCCCGTCTTGGCGGCCCGTTTATTGCCGATGATACTGTCGTGTTCACGGCGGAGGATGAGCGCCGTCATTATTGGCGGGTCGAAACGAAAGACATTTATACCGGAAAGGGATGGGAAAGTTTCCAAAGCGAGCAGATGCGATCATTGGAAAACGACATGGATATTAATTATTCGTGGTGGTCTCCAGCACTGAAAAAACAGCAAATAACGGCTAGCGTTCATATGAAAGAGACATACTTCCACCTCGTTTATCCGCTTGGCTTAAAAAAAGTGAAGGCACAGGAAGATGTCGTATATCGAATGGAGGCAGCGACAGAGAAAATTTATACGACGGACCGCTCTGCATATACGCTGCCGTTAACGTCCTATGACCTCGTTTATGAATATCCAAGCTTTTCGGTTGACGCGTTAAAAGCGGCTCCGCCTGTCGAGGATGCGGAATTGCTTGAACGTTATACGCAGCTTCCGGAAGATTTGCCAAAACGAGTGCGTGACCTGGCCAAGCAGATTACGAACGGGAAGCGAACACAATATGAACAAGTAAAAGCGGTGGAACAATACTTTCATGTTAACGGCTATACGTATGAAACGACTGATGTAGCTGTTCCTGGAAAAAATGACGATTACGTCGACCAATTTTTATTTGAAACAAAAAGAGGGTATTGCGATAATTTTTCTACTTCCATGGTAGTCATGCTTCGTTCGCTTGGCATACCGGCACGCTGGGTAAAAGGCTATACATCCGGACGGCTGATCGAAGAAAAGGACGGAAAAAGCATCTATGAAATTACGAACAATGATGCTCACTCATGGGTAGAAGTATACTTTTCCGGAATCGGCTGGGTTCCATTTGAACCGACACAAGGATTCACAAATCCTTACGTATTTACTGCTTCTTCGCCGGATTCGGAGACAGCGCCGCTTCCAGAACAGCGTACGCCGGAACAAAACCGCGTTCCTTTAGACGAGGTGAGAAAACAGTCACCTTCTTTGCTATCGCAAGACAGCAGGATATTGGACAACTTTTTGGCTGCGTGGTCATGGAAACGTATCGCTATTGCTTTGGTTGTGTTTTTCGCCTTTGTATGGGCGGTATATATGACAAGAAGAAAATGGTGGCCATATGTGACGATTCTCCGCTTTCAATATAAGCGAAAAAGAGGGGATAACCCGTTTGCGGCAGCGTACTTATCTTTGCTGCGCCATTTGGATGATTACGGCTTAAAACGGAAGCCGCATCAAACGCTGCGGGAGTATGCAGCCTACGTCGACGATTGGTTTGAAACAAAAGAAATGACGCGGCTGACGATGTTATATGAAAAGTCCGTTTATCTACCAAAAAATAACTCAATTGATTGGGATGAAGTGAGAGAATTATGGGAAAATTTAATTAAAAAGACAGTGTCTTGA
- a CDS encoding APC family permease, translating to MNTMHRKMGTFALTMTGLGSIIGSGWLFGAWKAAEIAGPAAVFSWIIGMVVILCIALSYSELGAMFPEAGGMVKYTQYSHGSFVGFLAAWANWIAIVSVIPVEAIASVQYMSSWPWDWAKWTHSLVENGMLTPKGLAIASVLILIYFFLNYWTVSLFAKANSLITIFKIIIPGATIGALLFVGFHGENFTYGHSVAPYGWSSVLTAVATSGIVFAFNGFQSPINMAGEAKKPSRSIPIAVVGSVLIATVIYTLLQVAFIGSVDPSMLVHGWHHLNFNSPFADLAIALNINWLVILLYVDAFVSPSGTGTTYTATTARMIYGMQKNGYLPGVLGKLHPIYGVPRPAMFFNLAVCFIFLFLFKGWGVLAEVISVATLISYITGPITVMTLRRTGKHLYRPLRLKGLHIIAPCGFIFASLTLYWARWPLTGQVLFIMIIGLPVYFYYQAKMQWKGFRQDFRAGIWMVAYLLSMMCVSYLGSEKFGGINIIPYGWDMIIIACISLGFYVWAVKSGFETEYLQEANKVNEEMRDRDVVMVADSKQKVAL from the coding sequence ATGAATACTATGCACCGAAAGATGGGAACTTTCGCGCTTACGATGACGGGGCTCGGATCCATCATAGGATCTGGTTGGTTATTTGGTGCGTGGAAGGCCGCCGAAATCGCTGGTCCAGCGGCTGTTTTTTCTTGGATTATTGGGATGGTTGTTATCCTATGTATCGCTCTTTCTTATAGTGAATTGGGTGCCATGTTTCCCGAAGCAGGGGGAATGGTGAAGTATACGCAGTACTCTCATGGATCTTTTGTGGGATTTCTCGCTGCCTGGGCGAACTGGATTGCTATTGTTTCCGTTATTCCGGTGGAGGCAATCGCTTCTGTGCAATATATGAGCTCGTGGCCATGGGATTGGGCGAAGTGGACACACAGTTTAGTAGAAAACGGAATGCTTACGCCAAAAGGTCTTGCTATTGCTTCTGTGTTAATTCTTATTTACTTTTTCCTCAATTACTGGACCGTAAGTTTGTTTGCAAAAGCAAACTCGCTTATAACCATATTTAAAATTATCATCCCCGGAGCGACAATTGGTGCGCTCTTGTTCGTTGGTTTTCACGGGGAAAACTTTACCTACGGACATAGCGTAGCACCTTATGGATGGTCAAGCGTGTTGACAGCGGTGGCTACGTCCGGCATTGTGTTTGCGTTTAATGGATTTCAAAGTCCGATTAATATGGCGGGAGAAGCTAAAAAACCAAGCCGATCCATTCCTATTGCAGTAGTGGGTTCTGTTTTGATTGCAACGGTTATATACACCTTGTTGCAGGTTGCCTTTATCGGTTCTGTTGATCCTTCCATGCTTGTACACGGTTGGCATCATTTAAACTTTAACTCTCCGTTTGCTGATTTAGCAATTGCTTTAAATATCAATTGGTTAGTGATCTTATTATACGTTGATGCTTTTGTTTCTCCTTCCGGTACAGGAACAACTTATACCGCTACAACAGCGCGTATGATTTACGGTATGCAAAAGAATGGATATTTACCGGGGGTTTTAGGTAAGCTGCATCCTATTTACGGGGTTCCACGTCCAGCTATGTTTTTTAATTTGGCCGTATGTTTTATTTTTTTGTTTTTGTTTAAAGGCTGGGGCGTATTGGCAGAGGTAATTTCCGTTGCTACCTTAATTTCTTATATTACTGGTCCTATTACCGTAATGACATTAAGAAGAACAGGAAAGCATCTGTATCGTCCTCTTCGCCTCAAGGGGCTGCATATTATTGCGCCGTGCGGATTTATCTTTGCTTCTTTAACACTATATTGGGCGCGTTGGCCGCTTACGGGTCAAGTGTTGTTCATTATGATCATCGGCCTTCCTGTTTATTTCTACTATCAGGCAAAAATGCAATGGAAGGGGTTTCGCCAGGATTTCCGGGCAGGTATTTGGATGGTTGCCTACCTGTTATCCATGATGTGTGTCTCCTATTTAGGAAGTGAAAAGTTCGGGGGTATAAACATCATCCCATATGGTTGGGATATGATTATTATTGCATGCATATCTCTTGGTTTTTATGTTTGGGCCGTAAAAAGTGGATTTGAAACAGAATACCTGCAAGAAGCTAATAAAGTAAATGAAGAGATGAGAGACAGAGACGTGGTTATGGTGGCTGATTCCAAACAGAAAGTAGCTTTGTAA
- a CDS encoding NCS2 family permease codes for MKKYFQFEELGTNYRTEIIAGLTTFLSMAYILFVNPFTLSLGAVKDFPNELRIDQGAVFVATALAAAYGCILMGVLARYPIALAPGMGLNAFFAFTVVLHMHIPWQTALAGVFVSGVIFTILSLTGIREKIIDAIPVELKYAVGAGIGLFITFIGLQNAKIIVDNPATLVGLSDLRDGDTLLAIFGLFVTVILMVRRVNGGVFYGMVITAIVGMIFGLIDVPHKVVGAIPDISPTFGVAIKHLPDIFSLKMLGVVLTFFIVDFFDATGTLLAVANQAGLLKDNKLPRAGKALLVDATAVMVGSVLGTSTTTSYIESSAGVAAGGRSGFSAVVTGILFLLSLFFSPLLSVITAPVTAPALIIVGVLMVSSIGEIDWKKFEVAVPAFFTLITMPLSYSIATGIAVGFIFYPITMVLKGRGKEVHPLLYALFVIFILYFVFLRE; via the coding sequence GTGAAAAAATATTTTCAATTTGAAGAGCTCGGCACGAATTACCGTACAGAGATCATCGCTGGGCTGACAACCTTTTTGTCGATGGCGTACATTTTATTCGTCAACCCGTTCACGCTTTCCTTAGGAGCGGTAAAAGATTTTCCAAACGAATTGCGGATTGACCAAGGTGCAGTGTTTGTAGCGACGGCGCTCGCTGCCGCATATGGCTGTATTTTAATGGGCGTTTTGGCGCGTTACCCGATCGCGCTCGCTCCGGGAATGGGGTTGAACGCGTTTTTTGCGTTTACTGTTGTGCTCCACATGCATATTCCGTGGCAGACGGCGTTAGCGGGGGTATTTGTATCCGGTGTGATTTTTACGATTTTGTCGTTAACAGGTATTCGTGAGAAAATCATTGATGCGATCCCAGTTGAATTGAAATATGCGGTCGGCGCGGGGATCGGGCTGTTTATTACATTTATCGGTCTGCAAAATGCGAAAATCATCGTCGATAACCCAGCAACATTAGTAGGGTTAAGCGATTTGAGAGATGGCGACACGCTATTGGCGATTTTCGGTTTGTTCGTGACCGTCATTTTAATGGTAAGAAGAGTCAATGGCGGCGTGTTTTACGGCATGGTCATTACAGCGATTGTCGGCATGATTTTCGGCCTAATCGACGTGCCGCATAAAGTCGTTGGCGCTATTCCTGACATTTCGCCAACGTTCGGCGTTGCGATTAAACATTTGCCAGACATTTTCTCGCTAAAAATGCTTGGTGTTGTCTTAACTTTCTTCATCGTCGACTTTTTTGACGCCACGGGCACATTGCTTGCGGTGGCCAACCAAGCGGGGCTGTTAAAAGATAATAAGCTGCCGCGCGCAGGAAAAGCATTGCTTGTCGATGCGACGGCGGTCATGGTTGGATCCGTGCTTGGAACATCTACGACGACTTCTTATATCGAATCATCGGCAGGTGTCGCAGCTGGTGGACGTTCCGGTTTCTCTGCGGTCGTGACAGGGATTTTGTTTTTGCTGTCGTTATTTTTCTCGCCGCTGTTAAGTGTGATTACTGCGCCTGTCACCGCACCAGCACTCATTATCGTTGGCGTGCTGATGGTATCTTCGATCGGTGAAATCGATTGGAAAAAATTCGAGGTGGCGGTTCCAGCGTTTTTCACGCTGATTACAATGCCGCTTTCCTACAGCATCGCCACAGGCATCGCGGTTGGATTCATCTTTTACCCAATTACGATGGTTTTAAAAGGACGAGGCAAAGAAGTTCATCCGCTTTTATATGCGTTATTTGTCATCTTTATCTTATACTTTGTCTTTTTAAGAGAATAG
- the guaA gene encoding glutamine-hydrolyzing GMP synthase, whose amino-acid sequence MKPEMIVVLDFGSQYNQLITRRIREFGVYSELHPHTITAEQIRAMNAKGIIFSGGPNSVYDDNAFTCDPQIFQLGLPILGICYGMQLMTHHLGGKVEGATHREYGKAMIQVKNASALFKQLPDEQVVWMSHGDLVTAPPAGFTVDATSASCPIAAMSDETRKFYAVQFHPEVRHSVYGNDILKRFVFDVCGCKGDWTMENFIESEVRKIRELVGDKKVLCALSGGVDSSVAAVLVHRAIGDQLTCIFVDHGLLRKGEAESVMKTFREGFHMNVIKVDAKERFLSKLKGVTDPEQKRKIIGNEFIYVFDDEAAKLEGIEFLVQGTLYTDIIESGTATAQTIKSHHNVGGLPEDMKFKLIEPLNTLFKDEVRALGTELGLPDEIVWRQPFPGPGLGIRVLGEVTEEKLEIVRESDAILREEIKKAGLDREIWQYFTVLPDIRSVGVMGDARTYDYTVAIRAVTSVDGMTADWARIPWEVLEKISTRIVNEVPHVNRVVYDITSKPPATIEWE is encoded by the coding sequence ATGAAACCAGAAATGATTGTCGTATTGGACTTTGGCAGTCAATACAATCAATTAATTACCCGCCGCATTCGTGAGTTTGGCGTATACAGCGAGCTACATCCGCATACGATTACGGCGGAACAAATTCGCGCCATGAATGCCAAAGGCATCATTTTTTCCGGCGGTCCAAACAGCGTTTATGACGACAATGCGTTTACATGCGACCCGCAAATTTTTCAGCTCGGTTTGCCGATTTTGGGAATTTGCTATGGCATGCAGCTGATGACCCATCATTTAGGTGGCAAGGTGGAAGGAGCAACCCACCGCGAGTACGGAAAAGCGATGATTCAAGTGAAAAACGCTTCCGCACTGTTTAAGCAGCTCCCAGATGAACAAGTCGTTTGGATGAGCCATGGCGATTTAGTGACCGCCCCTCCAGCAGGGTTTACGGTCGATGCGACGAGCGCTTCTTGCCCGATTGCGGCAATGAGTGATGAAACGCGGAAGTTTTACGCGGTTCAGTTTCACCCGGAAGTGCGTCATTCCGTTTACGGAAATGATATCTTAAAACGTTTCGTTTTTGATGTGTGCGGGTGCAAAGGCGATTGGACGATGGAAAACTTTATTGAAAGCGAAGTGCGCAAAATTCGCGAACTGGTCGGGGATAAAAAAGTGCTTTGCGCGTTAAGTGGCGGCGTTGATTCTTCGGTGGCGGCCGTGCTTGTCCATCGCGCGATTGGCGATCAGCTCACCTGCATTTTTGTCGACCACGGCCTCCTGCGCAAAGGCGAGGCAGAAAGCGTCATGAAAACGTTCCGCGAAGGATTCCATATGAATGTCATCAAAGTCGATGCGAAAGAGCGCTTTCTGTCGAAATTAAAAGGGGTAACGGACCCGGAACAAAAGCGGAAAATCATCGGGAACGAATTTATTTATGTGTTTGACGATGAAGCGGCCAAATTAGAAGGCATCGAATTTTTAGTGCAAGGCACGTTATATACCGATATTATTGAAAGCGGCACGGCAACGGCGCAGACGATTAAGTCCCACCATAACGTCGGCGGACTGCCGGAAGATATGAAATTTAAATTGATTGAACCGCTGAATACGCTTTTTAAAGATGAAGTGCGTGCGCTTGGCACGGAATTGGGCCTTCCGGACGAAATCGTTTGGCGGCAGCCGTTCCCAGGCCCTGGCTTGGGCATCCGCGTGCTTGGTGAGGTCACAGAGGAAAAATTGGAAATCGTCCGCGAATCGGATGCAATTTTGCGCGAAGAAATCAAAAAAGCAGGGTTAGACCGTGAAATTTGGCAATACTTTACAGTACTACCGGACATCCGCAGCGTCGGTGTCATGGGCGATGCCCGTACCTATGACTATACGGTTGCCATTCGCGCTGTGACATCTGTCGATGGTATGACTGCCGATTGGGCCCGCATTCCATGGGAAGTACTCGAGAAAATTTCTACACGCATCGTCAACGAGGTGCCGCATGTGAACCGGGTCGTTTATGACATTACGAGCAAACCGCCGGCAACGATTGAATGGGAATAA
- a CDS encoding AAA family ATPase, whose protein sequence is MTAKEMLQPSIEQVVENIEKVIVGKRNVAILSLVALLAKGHVLLEDVPGVGKTMLVRALAKSINAQFKRIQFTPDLLPSDVTGVSIYNPRERQFEYKPGPIMGNIVLADEINRTSPKTQSALLEAMEEGSVTVDGATRPLPRPFFVMATQNPIEYEGTYPLPEAQLDRFLLKLNMGYPSPEEEVEILSRVEKVPPIEEIRPVMALDELLELQRKVAEVYVSDPIKRYIVDIVQRSRSNASVYLGVSPRGSVALMKAAQAYAFIHGREFVIPDDVQFLAPYVLSHRIIMKSEAKFDGLTAEDIVGQMIARTPVPIQR, encoded by the coding sequence ATGACGGCAAAAGAAATGTTACAGCCTTCGATAGAACAGGTTGTAGAAAATATAGAGAAAGTGATTGTGGGAAAAAGAAATGTGGCAATATTAAGCCTTGTCGCGTTGCTGGCTAAAGGACATGTGCTTTTGGAAGACGTTCCCGGCGTCGGCAAAACGATGTTGGTGCGAGCGCTGGCCAAATCGATCAACGCACAGTTTAAGCGGATTCAATTCACTCCTGACTTGCTTCCGAGCGATGTGACAGGCGTGTCTATTTATAACCCGAGAGAGAGGCAATTTGAATACAAGCCTGGGCCGATTATGGGGAACATCGTACTGGCCGATGAAATCAACCGCACGTCGCCGAAAACGCAATCGGCGCTTTTAGAAGCGATGGAAGAGGGAAGCGTTACAGTGGATGGGGCGACAAGACCGTTGCCGCGTCCGTTTTTTGTCATGGCAACGCAAAACCCGATTGAATATGAAGGAACATATCCGCTCCCGGAAGCCCAACTGGACCGCTTTTTATTGAAGCTAAACATGGGATATCCATCCCCTGAGGAAGAGGTAGAAATATTAAGCCGTGTGGAAAAAGTGCCGCCTATTGAGGAAATTCGCCCTGTAATGGCTTTGGATGAGCTGCTGGAGCTGCAGCGGAAGGTGGCGGAAGTATACGTCAGCGATCCTATTAAACGTTACATCGTTGACATTGTGCAGCGAAGCCGTTCGAACGCGTCCGTTTACCTAGGGGTAAGCCCGCGCGGTTCGGTGGCACTGATGAAGGCGGCCCAAGCCTATGCGTTCATCCACGGACGCGAATTTGTCATTCCTGATGATGTCCAATTTTTAGCTCCGTATGTGTTATCCCATCGCATTATTATGAAATCGGAAGCAAAATTTGATGGGCTCACTGCAGAAGACATTGTCGGACAAATGATTGCCCGAACTCCGGTGCCGATTCAAAGGTAG
- a CDS encoding GNAT family N-acetyltransferase, with protein MFIHRLDDESWLRLLTAEDAERLFALVDSCRPHLRKWLPWVDSTKTVEDSKAFITGGLQKFAAGNGFEAGIWHKGQLAGVIGVHYIDRANRKTSIGYWLGEQFQGLGLMTKACKACIDYLFDEQHLHRVEIRCAVENKRSRAIPERLGFTNEGTIREAEWLYDHFVDHVVYGMLEREWKR; from the coding sequence ATGTTTATCCACCGCTTGGATGACGAATCATGGTTGAGGTTGCTCACAGCTGAAGATGCAGAACGATTATTTGCGTTAGTCGATTCGTGCCGTCCGCATTTGCGGAAGTGGCTTCCGTGGGTGGACTCGACAAAAACAGTAGAGGATTCGAAAGCGTTTATCACCGGAGGATTGCAGAAATTTGCCGCTGGAAACGGCTTTGAAGCCGGAATTTGGCATAAAGGACAACTGGCGGGGGTCATCGGGGTTCATTATATCGATCGCGCCAATCGAAAAACGAGCATCGGCTACTGGCTCGGAGAGCAGTTTCAAGGGTTGGGGTTGATGACAAAGGCGTGTAAAGCGTGTATCGATTATTTATTTGATGAACAGCATTTGCATCGAGTCGAAATCCGCTGTGCAGTGGAAAATAAACGAAGCAGGGCCATTCCTGAACGATTAGGATTTACAAACGAAGGAACAATCCGCGAGGCAGAATGGCTTTACGACCATTTCGTTGACCACGTTGTTTATGGAATGTTGGAGAGAGAATGGAAACGTTAA
- a CDS encoding DUF58 domain-containing protein produces the protein MKKKKRLTIQIFELCSLLFVLFAYAMFQGGFVSWFLFYSFLPFSFYSFAIALYPWQRVVVRRIIPQRKYHAGERLTVTIEVQLPIWFPFVAIMIGEEDIVTLNMRPSKRIISFIWKKKFSYTYELEYLPRGEHTFSSVCLTASDFFGLIEKQSVHAVEDTIVVYPRYIAMTYRQVRELFEQGTAASTLQLHRDQTMAVGVREYVPGDRFSWVHWKASARKQQLMTKEFEEQRSDDFIMVLDRTPTPLFEELVTFTASLLRAAIHTGVRTGLVSVGRDRFVFPARNSEEHLQHLFSHLARVVCDSHEPFARVIANEKRSGAASATLCYITSSLQEEFVFLLREMAMRRRGMLFLLKEEMTKEEYRLADMLRQSGVSVSVLSPRTMRVTLQGRDER, from the coding sequence ATGAAAAAGAAAAAGCGGTTAACGATACAAATATTCGAATTATGTAGTTTGCTTTTTGTTCTTTTCGCCTACGCCATGTTTCAAGGCGGGTTTGTGAGCTGGTTTTTGTTTTATAGTTTTTTGCCGTTTTCGTTTTATTCCTTTGCGATTGCCTTATATCCATGGCAGCGTGTCGTGGTGAGACGCATCATTCCGCAACGGAAATATCATGCTGGCGAACGGCTCACTGTTACCATTGAAGTGCAGCTCCCAATTTGGTTTCCATTTGTCGCTATCATGATTGGCGAAGAAGATATTGTGACGCTGAACATGCGGCCGTCAAAAAGGATCATCTCCTTCATTTGGAAAAAGAAATTTTCTTATACGTATGAGTTGGAATATTTACCGCGCGGTGAACATACGTTTTCCTCTGTTTGTTTGACGGCAAGCGATTTTTTCGGCCTCATTGAAAAACAGTCCGTTCATGCCGTTGAAGATACTATTGTCGTATATCCGCGCTATATCGCTATGACGTATCGCCAGGTGCGGGAACTTTTTGAGCAAGGAACGGCCGCTTCCACGCTGCAGCTTCATCGTGATCAAACGATGGCGGTCGGGGTTCGTGAGTATGTGCCTGGAGACAGATTTTCGTGGGTGCATTGGAAGGCATCGGCGCGCAAGCAGCAATTAATGACGAAGGAATTTGAAGAGCAACGGAGCGACGACTTCATCATGGTGCTCGACCGCACGCCGACGCCGTTGTTTGAAGAGCTTGTCACCTTTACCGCTTCGCTATTGCGGGCGGCGATTCACACAGGAGTGCGGACGGGGTTGGTTTCTGTCGGCCGTGACCGCTTTGTTTTTCCGGCGCGCAATAGCGAGGAGCATTTACAGCATTTATTTTCGCATTTGGCGAGGGTCGTTTGTGACAGCCATGAGCCATTCGCCCGCGTCATTGCCAATGAAAAAAGGAGCGGAGCGGCCTCCGCCACCCTTTGTTACATCACGTCGTCGTTGCAGGAGGAATTCGTTTTTCTGCTTCGGGAGATGGCGATGCGGCGCCGTGGGATGTTGTTTTTGCTTAAAGAAGAGATGACAAAAGAAGAATACCGTTTAGCGGACATGCTGCGCCAAAGCGGTGTCAGCGTGTCGGTCCTATCCCCGCGCACGATGCGGGTGACTTTGCAAGGCAGGGATGAGCGATGA
- the fumC gene encoding class II fumarate hydratase, which yields MHERIERDSLGEVRVPADKYWGAQTERSRNNFKIGTEKMPLELIYAYAQLKKAAAIVNYECGKLSEAKKNAICNACDEILAGKWDEHFPLVVWQTGSGTQTNMNVNEVIARRANELLPEGESRIHPNDDVNMSQSSNDTFPTAMHIAVYTKLHEHLLPALDGLISTFFEKEAKYKNTIKIGRTHLQDATPLTFAQEISGWRTMLEKSRDMIKQASEQLLNLAIGGTAVGTGLNAPASFGDKVAEQLHKQTGYSFRSASNKFHALTSHDEIVYVHGAVKALAADMMKIANDVRWLASGPRSGLGEITIPANEPGSSIMPGKVNPTQSEAVTMVAVQVFGNDAAIGFAASQGNFQLNVFKPVILYNAMQSLQLLGDAIHSFDIHCAKGLEANEGKMKEYVDRSLMLVTALSPHIGYDRAAEIAKLAFNEGLTLKEAALKTGYVTAEQYDQWVKPEDMV from the coding sequence ATGCACGAAAGAATCGAGCGCGACTCGTTAGGAGAGGTGAGAGTGCCGGCCGATAAATATTGGGGCGCACAGACGGAGCGAAGCCGCAATAATTTTAAAATCGGCACGGAAAAAATGCCGCTGGAGCTGATTTACGCCTATGCCCAGCTCAAAAAGGCGGCGGCGATCGTTAACTATGAGTGCGGCAAATTAAGCGAGGCGAAAAAGAATGCCATTTGCAATGCATGTGACGAGATACTAGCTGGAAAGTGGGATGAACATTTTCCGCTCGTCGTTTGGCAGACGGGAAGCGGGACGCAAACGAATATGAATGTAAACGAAGTCATCGCCAGAAGAGCAAATGAGCTGCTGCCGGAAGGAGAAAGCCGCATTCATCCAAACGACGATGTCAATATGTCGCAAAGCTCGAACGATACGTTTCCGACGGCGATGCATATTGCCGTCTATACGAAACTGCACGAGCATCTATTGCCGGCGCTAGACGGTCTGATTAGCACCTTTTTCGAAAAAGAAGCGAAATACAAGAACACGATAAAAATCGGACGGACGCATTTGCAAGATGCCACCCCCCTGACTTTCGCCCAAGAGATTTCCGGATGGCGGACGATGCTTGAAAAAAGCAGGGACATGATTAAGCAGGCAAGCGAGCAGCTGTTAAATTTGGCAATCGGCGGGACAGCGGTCGGCACGGGATTGAATGCGCCGGCTTCGTTTGGCGATAAAGTGGCCGAGCAGCTGCATAAACAAACAGGCTATTCGTTTCGTTCAGCGTCTAATAAATTTCATGCCTTAACAAGCCATGATGAAATCGTTTACGTTCACGGTGCCGTGAAAGCGCTGGCGGCCGATATGATGAAAATCGCGAATGATGTGCGCTGGTTGGCGAGCGGCCCGCGCTCCGGTCTAGGCGAGATTACGATTCCGGCGAATGAGCCGGGAAGCTCGATTATGCCGGGGAAAGTGAATCCGACGCAAAGCGAGGCAGTGACGATGGTGGCGGTGCAAGTATTTGGCAATGACGCGGCGATCGGATTTGCCGCCAGCCAAGGCAATTTTCAATTAAACGTATTTAAGCCAGTCATTCTGTATAATGCGATGCAGTCGCTGCAACTGTTAGGCGACGCCATTCATTCTTTTGACATTCACTGCGCGAAAGGCCTTGAAGCGAATGAAGGCAAAATGAAGGAATATGTCGACCGTTCGCTCATGCTCGTGACCGCCTTAAGCCCGCACATTGGCTATGATCGAGCGGCTGAAATAGCGAAACTGGCGTTTAACGAAGGATTGACGCTAAAAGAAGCGGCACTGAAAACGGGATATGTCACCGCTGAGCAGTACGATCAGTGGGTGAAACCGGAGGACATGGTGTGA